From Oscillospiraceae bacterium CM, a single genomic window includes:
- the cooS gene encoding anaerobic carbon-monoxide dehydrogenase catalytic subunit, translating to MDSNNFTTVEQMEAVTASLKECAACAGAETWEDRKKNQTPSCKFGEDGICCRICSMGPCRITPKAPRGICGCDANGIAGRNYLRMIAGGSAAHSDHGREICHVLHTASADGHYQVKDPEKLLRLAKEWDIPTEGKDLYEVAHEVALAGMMEYGKPFGTQRFLKRAPAERQKLWEDLGIAPRAIDREVTTAMHMTTMGNTCDAESLVVQGLRTGLADGWGGSMMGTEMTDILFGTPSPKDTEADLGVLEKDMVNIIVHGHDPALSEMIVIAAEDKDLIDYAKSKGAKGINIAGLCCTANEVTMRHGVRMAGNFLQQENALLTGMVEMITVDVQCIFPAVGPLSECFHTKFITTSPIARIPGSTYVEFHPETAREQGRDLVRTAIDNFEKRDPAKIFVPTHKQPVRVGYSCEAIIKELNGVTNSHVDERDTYKPLIDVVKAGVLRGAVAIVGCNNPKVRPDHSHIEIMKKLLANDIIVITTGCSAQAAAKAGLMKKEAKEICGAGLKRVCELVGIPPVLHMGSCVDISRMMLLATYIAEDWGIDIPQVPVVGCAPEWMSEKAVAIANYVVSTGIDTYLGIEPQVKGSAQMMELITEGTRKMTGAGFVISTDPDTLVQKMIDGIEAKRAALGI from the coding sequence ATGGATTCGAACAACTTCACAACAGTCGAACAAATGGAAGCCGTCACAGCGAGCCTGAAAGAATGCGCAGCCTGCGCCGGCGCCGAGACCTGGGAAGACAGAAAAAAGAATCAGACACCCTCGTGTAAGTTCGGCGAGGACGGCATCTGCTGCCGCATCTGTTCCATGGGCCCCTGCCGCATTACACCCAAAGCCCCGCGCGGCATCTGCGGCTGTGACGCCAACGGTATTGCTGGGCGCAACTATCTGCGCATGATTGCCGGTGGCTCGGCAGCGCATTCCGACCACGGTCGTGAGATTTGCCATGTCCTGCACACAGCAAGCGCCGACGGCCACTATCAGGTTAAAGACCCGGAGAAGCTCCTGCGCTTGGCCAAGGAGTGGGATATCCCCACAGAAGGCAAGGATCTCTATGAAGTTGCGCACGAAGTTGCCCTGGCGGGCATGATGGAATACGGCAAGCCCTTTGGCACGCAGCGTTTCTTGAAACGCGCCCCCGCCGAGCGCCAGAAACTTTGGGAGGATCTCGGTATCGCCCCGCGCGCCATTGACCGCGAGGTTACAACAGCCATGCATATGACCACTATGGGCAACACCTGTGATGCGGAATCGCTTGTTGTTCAAGGTCTCCGCACCGGCCTTGCCGATGGTTGGGGTGGTTCTATGATGGGTACGGAGATGACGGATATTCTCTTTGGCACACCGTCCCCGAAAGATACGGAAGCCGACCTCGGCGTTCTTGAAAAAGACATGGTTAACATCATTGTCCACGGCCACGACCCGGCGTTATCTGAAATGATCGTCATCGCCGCCGAGGATAAAGACCTCATTGATTACGCCAAATCCAAAGGCGCCAAGGGCATTAATATCGCCGGTCTGTGCTGCACTGCTAACGAAGTTACAATGCGCCACGGCGTTCGGATGGCCGGTAACTTCCTTCAGCAGGAAAACGCGCTGCTCACCGGTATGGTCGAAATGATCACCGTCGATGTCCAGTGCATCTTCCCGGCTGTCGGCCCTCTCTCCGAATGCTTCCACACGAAATTTATTACAACTTCTCCCATCGCGCGCATCCCGGGCTCCACATATGTCGAGTTCCATCCGGAAACGGCTCGTGAACAGGGCCGTGATCTTGTCAGAACAGCGATTGACAACTTTGAAAAGCGCGATCCGGCGAAGATTTTTGTTCCCACACATAAGCAGCCGGTCAGAGTCGGCTATTCCTGCGAGGCGATCATTAAGGAGCTTAACGGCGTCACCAACAGCCATGTCGACGAGCGCGATACTTACAAGCCGCTTATCGACGTTGTCAAAGCCGGTGTTCTCCGCGGCGCCGTTGCCATCGTCGGCTGCAACAACCCTAAGGTTCGCCCGGACCATTCCCACATTGAAATAATGAAGAAGCTTCTGGCGAATGATATCATCGTCATCACGACGGGCTGCTCGGCCCAGGCTGCCGCCAAGGCCGGCCTGATGAAAAAGGAAGCCAAGGAAATCTGCGGCGCTGGTCTCAAGCGCGTCTGCGAGCTCGTTGGCATTCCGCCGGTCCTCCACATGGGCTCCTGCGTTGACATCAGCCGTATGATGCTGCTGGCAACGTATATCGCCGAGGATTGGGGCATCGACATCCCGCAGGTTCCCGTTGTCGGCTGTGCGCCGGAGTGGATGAGCGAAAAAGCTGTCGCCATTGCCAACTACGTCGTCTCCACCGGTATCGACACCTACCTCGGCATCGAGCCGCAGGTCAAAGGCTCTGCGCAAATGATGGAGCTCATTACGGAAGGAACAAGAAAAATGACGGGCGCCGGGTTTGTTATCAGCACCGACCCCGACACGCTCGTTCAGAAAATGATTGACGGTATCGAAGCCAAGCGCGCTGCGCTGGGCATCTGA